The Bacillus sp. Y1 genome has a window encoding:
- the hxlB gene encoding 6-phospho-3-hexuloisomerase, with translation MNTTQYVAEIIKELNRSVDLISNDEAEKLVNGILESKKIFVAGAGRSGFMAKSFAMRMMHMGIDAYVIGETVTPNYEKDDILIIGSGSGETKGLVSMAEKAKSIGGTIAAVTIFPDSTIGQLADITIKLPGSPKDQSESDFKTIQPMGSLYEQTLLLFYDAVILRFMEKKGLDTSKMYGRHANLE, from the coding sequence ATGAATACAACTCAATACGTAGCTGAAATCATAAAAGAGTTAAATCGGTCCGTAGATTTAATTTCGAATGATGAAGCTGAAAAATTAGTTAATGGAATTCTTGAATCAAAAAAAATCTTTGTTGCAGGCGCAGGTAGATCTGGATTTATGGCCAAATCATTCGCCATGCGAATGATGCACATGGGGATAGATGCCTATGTGATTGGTGAAACAGTAACCCCTAACTATGAAAAAGATGACATCTTAATCATTGGATCTGGTTCAGGAGAAACGAAAGGTTTAGTTTCCATGGCTGAGAAGGCAAAAAGTATCGGTGGGACGATTGCAGCTGTAACCATTTTCCCTGATTCCACTATTGGACAATTAGCTGATATCACAATTAAGTTGCCTGGCTCGCCTAAAGATCAGTCGGAGAGTGATTTTAAGACGATTCAACCAATGGGCTCATTATATGAGCAAACACTTTTACTATTTTACGACGCTGTAATACTTCGCTTCATGGAGAAAAAAGGTTTGGATACCAGTAAAATGTACGGTAGACACGCCAACTTAGAATAA
- the hxlA gene encoding 3-hexulose-6-phosphate synthase — translation MELQLALDLVNIPEAIELVKEVEEHIDIVEIGTPVVINEGLHAVKAVKEAFPNLKVLADLKIMDAAGYEVMKASEAGADIVTILGTAEDMSIKGAVEEAKKQGKKILVDMIAVKDLAGRAKEVDAMGVDYICVHTGYDLQAVGKNSFEDLQTIKSVVKNAKTAIAGGIKLDTLPEVIKVQPDLVIVGGGITGQADKKAAAAKMQQMINQG, via the coding sequence CATTAGATTTAGTAAATATTCCTGAAGCAATTGAGCTGGTAAAAGAAGTAGAGGAACATATTGATATAGTTGAAATCGGTACACCGGTTGTAATCAATGAAGGTCTTCATGCTGTAAAAGCAGTTAAAGAAGCATTCCCTAACTTAAAGGTATTAGCAGACCTAAAAATTATGGATGCAGCTGGTTATGAAGTAATGAAAGCTTCTGAAGCAGGTGCAGATATCGTTACCATTCTTGGAACTGCTGAAGATATGTCAATCAAAGGTGCTGTTGAAGAAGCGAAAAAACAAGGTAAAAAAATCCTTGTTGATATGATTGCTGTAAAAGACCTTGCCGGACGTGCAAAAGAAGTGGACGCTATGGGCGTTGATTATATTTGTGTTCATACTGGCTACGATCTTCAAGCAGTTGGAAAGAACTCATTTGAAGATTTACAAACTATCAAAAGTGTTGTAAAAAATGCTAAAACTGCAATCGCAGGTGGTATTAAATTAGACACACTTCCAGAAGTCATCAAAGTACAACCAGACCTTGTCATTGTAGGTGGCGGGATTACTGGACAAGCTGATAAAAAAGCTGCTGCTGCCAAAATGCAACAAATGATTAATCAAGGGTAA